The following proteins are co-located in the Microplitis demolitor isolate Queensland-Clemson2020A chromosome 5, iyMicDemo2.1a, whole genome shotgun sequence genome:
- the LOC103570796 gene encoding protein tramtrack, beta isoform isoform X1: MDQQYCLRWNNHPANLTDVLSSLLAREALCDVTLACVGETFKAHQTILSACSPYFENIFLQNIHPHPIIFLKDVNDTEMKALLHFMYKGEVNVSQHLLPMFLKTAEALQIRGLTDNSVNNKNNDDKSSSPEPDQTQTSARHADSPNLQPHPEKRKRKVSGTNYDVSMTGGPPSERFLSDSQASSQCSYKSSPTVIPKSNNTLGGDLEDGGRAISPSSQAQTTIKQELDHHMPDFHDNISLPGHPVGMLGEDGGPTAGALSDGVPGMETSEHHNPPEMLDGLDGPTGTKKDKDIKYDLHNKLETQLGTESCRLCGKSVANIKKHMKSHFPDKYQCQICMISLTRSDNLKRHIKLKHGIREGSMISPFMRMEAKHFLAKAADDPYLT; the protein is encoded by the exons ATGGACCAGCAGTATTGCCTACGGTGGAACAATCATCCAGCGAATTTAACGGACGTGTTGAGCTCACTGTTGGCGAGAGAAGCACTTTGTGATGTTACATTAGCGTGTGTTGGTGAAACCTTCAAGGCACATCAGACAATACTTTCGGCATGTAGCCCCTATTTTGAAAACATATTCCTCCAAAACATTCATCCGCATCCGATAATATTTCTCAAGGATGTTAATGACACTGAGATGAAGGCGCTCCTGCATTTTATGTACAAGGGAGAAGTTAACGTCAGTCAGCATCTGCTGCCTATGTTCTTAAAAACGGCAGAGGCGTTACAGATACGCGGACTCACTGATAATAGTGTAAATAATAAGAACAATGACGACAAAAGCTCATCTCCGGAGCCGGACCAGACGCAGACCAGCGCCAGGCATGCCGACTCACCTAACCTACAACCACATCctgaaaaaagaaaacgaaAAGTATCTGGAACTAATTACGATGTCTCGATGACCGGTGGACCTCCTAGTGAACGCTTTCTATCCGATTctcag GCATCGTCTCAATGTAGTTACAAATCAAGTCCTACAGTGATCCCAAAGTCAAACAATACACTGGGCGGTGATTTAGAAGATGGAGGCCGAGCAATATCACCGTCATCTCAGGCGCAAACGACTATAAAGCAGGAGCTCGATCACCACATGCCTGATTTTCACGACAACATTTCTCTCCCC GGTCATCCAGTCGGAATGCTTGGCGAAGACGGAGGACCAACTGCGGGGGCACTTAGTGATGGTGTCCCTGGTATGGAAACTTCTGAGCACCATAATCCCCCAGAAATGCTCGACGGACTTGATG GACCAACAGGAACGAAAAAAGACAAGGACATTAAGTATGACCTTCACAATAAATTAGAGACGCAGCTCGGTACTGAAAGTTGTAGATTATGCGGTAAGAGTGTTGCGAACATTAAAAAACACATGAAGTCACATTTTCCCGACAAATATCAGTGCCAAATTTGTATGATATCACTTACGAGGTCCGACAATCTCAAAAGACATATTAAACTTAAACATGGAATCCGCGAGGGCTCAATGATTTCTCCCTTCATGCGTATGGAGGCTAAACACTTTCTCGCAAAAGCCGCCGACGATCCGTATCTCACTTAG